The Neurospora crassa OR74A linkage group IV, whole genome shotgun sequence genome has a segment encoding these proteins:
- a CDS encoding DNA-binding protein HGH1, translating into MPTELEELVGFIASPNANIRLLATENLVPFSASQPALFKTDELTPIKHLKFLIRDHPKIAEHALTCLINLTAEKDVLEYVATDDRFLGILLGLLVEPEEVNANLMAMLLANLTKWDGLKSLLDRKQPAPEKLKSDDRVINQLMDLFVKGADGTYNKHADYDYLSYVFADLSKHEEIRHYFVNRQDYDDVIPINKIKVFTEHKSDIRRKGVASIIKNAAFDIPSHPAFLDEDDVNILPYILLPIMGGEVYPEDEALEMLTDLQLLPPDKQRDPDSSNILTHLETLTLLTTTRAGRDLMRSISVYPIVRETHLRVNDEAVQDACERLVNVLMRDEAEGEEIEGGAATAEEEDDIVEV; encoded by the exons ATGCCGACCGAACTTGAAGAG CTCGTGGGCTTCATTGCCTCGCCGAACGCCAACATCCGCCTTCTCGCGACAGAGAACCTGGTGCCCTTCTCAGCGTCTCAGCCCGCCCTCTTCAAGACCGACGAGCTCACCCCCATCAAGCATCTCAAGTTCTTGATCCGCGACCACCCG AAAATCGCCGAGCACGCCCTAACATGCTTGATCAACTTGACTGCCGAGAAGGATGTGCTGGAATACGTCGCGACCGATGATCGCTTCCTTGGAAtcctcctcgggcttctTGTC GAGCCCGAGGAGGTTAACGCCAATCTTATGGCTATGTTGCTGGCAAACTTGACCAAGTGGGATGGACTCAAAAGTCTTCTAGACCGGAAACAGCCCGCTCCAGAGAAGCTCAAGTCCGACGATAGGGTCATTAACCAACTAATGGACCTCTTCGTCAAGGGCGCCGACGGGACTTACAACAAGCACGCCGATTACGACTACCTCTCCTACGTCTTTGCCGACCTTTCGAAACATGAAGAGATCCGGCACTACTTTGTCAACAGACAGGACTACGACGATGTTATTCCAatcaacaagatcaaggtCTTTACCGAACACAAGTCCGATATCAGGCGAAAGGGAGTGGCGAGCATTATCAAGAACGCTGCTTTTGACATTCCTTCGCACCCGGCGTTtttggatgaggatgacgtcAATATCTTACCCTACATTTTACTTCCTATCATGGGCGGCGAAGTTTATCCCGAGGATGAGGCATTGGAAATGCTTACCGATCTTCAGCTATTGCCTCCAGACAAGCAGCGCGATCCcgacagcagcaacatcctGACACACCTAGAAACTCTTACTCTCCTCACCACAACGAGAGCTGGCCGCGATTTGATGAGGAGCATCAGTGTTTACCCCATTGTTCGGGAAACCCACCTGCGTGTTAATGATGAAGCTGTCCAGGATGCTTGCGAGCGGTTAGTAAATGTACTAATGAGAGACGAAGCTGAGGGCGAAGAGATTGAGGGAGGAGCAGCgacagcagaagaagaggacgacaTCGTTGAGGTTTAA